AATTTAAGCTTTGGGAAGCAAAACAAAGAAGAGAGAAACGAACAAGTGATGACATTAAACAAAGAGAActtgaaatacaaaataagtcaaagagaaaatcaagatcaaatccATATAATTTGGAAAGAGAAAGAATTGCAAAACAGCAATGGAGATTAGATGCAAGGTGTAAAGATGCTGAAAAGGTTATGGATAGTAAGAGGAAAGCTTTAAAGAGGAAAGATCCTTCATTCTCTGAAGCTGAATGCTTGCAAAAAAGAGAAGACGGTGCGGACAAGATATTGACACTTGTATTGATCGTTTTCAAGAAAGAATCTCACTTGGGCCTGTATATATATGCAGTTGCTGTCATCAAACATGGTTCAAACACAGTgtaaaagaagtaaaatatttaaattgcaaggagaaagaaaaatatataacaggGGTGATATCAGTCGATAACAAGGAATGTGTTTGTAGAACATGTAAATCTAGCATAAACAGTGGTAAAGTACCGAAATTGTCTGTTTTAAATGGGATGAAGTGGCCAATTAAGCCAAAGGAGTTGGAACTTTTCTCATTAGAAGAACGTTTAATTGCTTTACGTATACCATTTATGCAATTAAGAGAACTCCCAAGAGGTCGCCAGTTGTCAATTAAAGGAAATGTTGTAAATGTACCTGTTGATATTCAACCTGTTGTAAATGCGTTACCAAGAccttttgatgaaaatgttactgTACcagtaaaattgaagaaaaaaatgtcttttaagtcaTGTGCTTTCTCTGAAAATGTTAGACCGCACAAAGTACTTGTTGCTTTACATTGGTTAATGAAAAACAGTGATctttataaaaatgctaatgttgaAATTAATGAGCATTTGATTGAAAGCGTAACAACAAACACTAATGAAATATTGAATGAATTCTTGGAGTCTCAAGTGAAAAGTTTAAAGAATACCAGTTATGAAGACTTTGACTCTTGTCAGGCTAACCTTCTGGAGGAGTataaaaatgaccaaaattaCAACACTTTATTGCGatcctgttttcaaacattaATAAATCATGCGTCAAATTTTGACGTCgaggactttgaaaatgtttctggTGAAATTCTTGACTATtatatatgtgaagaaaaatcaaaatatcaaacttcagaCAGTACAGGTAATAGTGAAGAGCTGTATGATTCAGATGCAGAAGAAGTCACACAGGAaaatgttggaaatattgacaCTTTACTAGACGATGCCAACCTGGAAAATCGAAACATGACATTTACATTTGCACCAGGGGAAGGTCAACAACCACTTAGCATATTTCAAGACACAGATTCAGAATATCTCTGTTTCCCAAGCATATTTTGTGGTAAAAGGCGTCTTGAAAACGAAGAAAGAATTGTGCCAGTAAATTATAGTGACATTGCAAAATGGGAATTAAGAAGCCAAGACAGAAGGGCTGCTAATTGTGTGccaaatatattctttaaactaaaaaagaTACAAATGAAACAGCTGAATGATAAAGCCAATCTTGCTGTTAGAAGATGCAGAACTGGTACAAGTAAAATGACAGCAGCTCAAGTAGTAAACTCTGAGTACATTGATAATATTGTCAGAAATGATGAAGGTTACTATCTATTTAAACAACTTAGAAACTCACCTGCTTATTTGGAATCTCGAAAGAAAGATGTATATGCAATGCTAAGACAGTTAGGTATGCCAACATGGTTCATGTCATTGTCTTCTGCTGACACTAGATGGATTGATCTTTTGAAAATGTTAGCTACTTTAAATGATAAGGTCAACTATTCTGATGAGGAAATTGAAAGAATTTCATAGGAACAAAAGATTAAACTTATTCAGTCAGATCCAGTCACTTGTTCTAGATATTTTGACCACAGAGTACAAGAGTTTATAAATACAGTTCTTAAGCGTGAGCACAAACCACTTGGAGAAATTGCTGATTATTTTTACAGAGTTGATATTCAGCAGCGTGGGTCTCCACACATTCACATGATTGTATGGGTAAAGAATGCACCAAAATACAATGTGGAttccattaattattttatcgCATATGTGGGTCAGTTTTTGACATGTTCTATCAATAGTCCAGCTGATTGTTCTCTCGTAGAAGTTCAAACTCACAAACATTCTACAACTTGTAGAAAAAGAGTAGATAGAATTTGTTGCTTTGGTTATCCACTACCATCTCTTCCCAGGACTATGATTTTGAACCCTCTTGAATCTGACAGAGACAAGTACCATAAATTATATCAacagttacagaaaaaaaatgaatgatgagAAAAATGGATACAGTatgtcatatgacaactttttgACAATTGTTGTACAAATGAGTGAGGAAGATTACATCAAATGTATCAGAAGTTCATTGAATTCACCGAAGGTATTTTTGAAACGTAATCCAAGTGAAATACGtgtgaatttatataatgaacatgtGTTGAAAGGTTGGAGGGCAAATGTAGACATACAGTTTGTGCTAGATCCTTATGCCTGTGCAATATATATAGTGTCATATATTAGTAAGTCTCAAAGAGGTATGAGTAATTTGTTACATGCAGCTGCCAAAGAAGCAAGGAATGGGAACTTGGATATCAAAAGACAAGTGAGATATAttggaaatgtgttttcaaaTAGCGTTGAAGTTAGTGCTCAAGAAGCAGTTTATTTGGTCCTTCAAATGCCCTTAACCAAAAGTACAAGAGATGTCGTGTTTATTAATACATCTACTCCAAATGAAAGGGTGCAGTTATTGAAACCTGTGTCCCTACTTGACAATTTGCCAGCTGAATCAACAGATATAATGTCAGACAATGTTATTAAAAGATACTCAAAAAGGCCAAAAGTATTGCAGCATTATTGTTTAGCGGATTATGTGTCACAGTTTGAAGTGATTTATCCAGATGGAAATGGAAACTCTGATGAAAGAAATGATGAGGAAGATAATATGGAAATAACAGATGATGAGGAATTAGAGGAAACTGAAACAGTTATAACTTTAAAAAGTGGAATCAAAATCAGACGTCGTCAAAACTCAAAAGTAATTAGATATGTAAGATTCAATCGCAAAACAGATGAAGAAAACGATTACAGAGAAAAACTTCTGTTATTTCATCCGTGGAGAAATGAAATAACTGATTTGCTGCCAGTAAATTTCAATACATACAAAGAACACTATGAGTCATTGAAAGAAACAGTTGACCAGAAATGCTCTTATTATGAACACCATGCAGAATAATTAGAAATTGCTAGAGATTTGGCAGAAGCAGAGTATGATGCATTTGATGAAATTGCTCCTGGAACTCAGCAAGTAGAAGCCGAAACTGCTGAAGAAGAAACCGTGGAGtcagaaacatttatatatttcaatccTGATAGAGCAGTTGAGCACAGGGAATATGATATTGGCATTGAAATTGGATGTTCTGTCAGTGCTCCACAGAAagttacaaatgaaaatgttctttCTGACGAAGACTATAGATCTTTATTGCAATCAGTAAACATaaagcagaaacaattttacaatCATGTGATCCATTGGGTGAAAACCAAAGATGCACCTTTATATACATTCCTCTCAGGTGGTGCAGGTGTTGGCAAAAGTGTAGTTATTAAAGCATTATATCAGACCTTATATAGGATACTTAATCTTAAAGAAGGTGAAAATCCTGAAGACGTAAGAGTTCTTTTATGTGCATACACTGGAAAAGCTGCATTTAACATCAATGGTTCAACCATTTCATCAGCCTTCAAACATTAACATGTGATGCTTTGAATACTTTTAGATCAAAGTATTAGAGCCTGTCAGTTGTGATAATTGATGAAATATCAATCAAACATTAACATGTGATGCTTTGAATACTTTTAGATCAAAGTATTAGAGCCTGTCAGTTGTGATAATTGATGAAATATCAATGGTAAGCAATGGAATGCTGAACTTCATTAATCAGAGACTGCAAGAATTGAAAGGAACAAGAACACCATTTGGTGGTGTAAGTATAATTGTTGTTGGAGACTTGTTCCAGTTAAAACCTGTGAATGGAGATTGGATATTTAATGATTTAACTCACGATGCAGCAGTTTTCTCAATAAACCTGTGGAAAGAATACTTTTAATTGTATGAATTGACAGAAATTATGAGACAAAAGGATGATTTGAAATTTGCAGAACTTTTAAACAGACTAAGAAGCAATTGTTTGACAGATGGTGACAAAACTGTTCTAAAACAGTGTGAAATAAACACAGATGCACAAAATTACCAGAAGGACTCACCACATTTGTttgcagaaaattattacatgcatatattcaatgaaaaaaattattgatagttTAAACACAGACAAAGTTTTAATACCATGTCATGATTCTGTTGTTTTTCCAAAACTATCTAACGAAAAACAGAAAGAAGCCATACAGAGATTGCCAACAGATCcaaacaaaacagcaaatttaCATTGTCAATTACTTGTTGTAGTTGGAATGATTTATGATCTAACAGTTAATGTAGACACTGAAGATGGATTAGCTAATGGAGCTTCTTGTAATGTAAAACATCTAGAATACAAGCAAGTAGAGACAAATCGACCAAGTGTAATATGGGTGCAGTTTGATGAGGCAAATGTTGGAAATGAAACGaggataaaatataaaaaccGAGGATTTTGTCATACAGAAATAAATCATAATTGGACACTGATATTTGACATCGAAAGGTCTttaacatataataaaaagacATTTGAAAGGATTCAGTTTCCTTTGCAACCGTCTGCTGGGCGTTCTGTTCATAGAGCACAAGGTACTACTTTAGAAAGTGCTGTAATTACCTGTCTCAACGGAAAACACGGAAAGTTCCACACCTACATTATGTTGCATTCAGTAGAGTTAAATCGTTAGATAAGCTACAAATTCTGAATTTCAATGAACAAGCTTTACAAGTTGATCAAAAAGTAAAGACAGAAATGGACAGGTTACAAAATAGTGCTAGACTGGAGTTGTGCTATGTTCCTTTAGAATCGGTGGATTTAGTATTAAAAGTAGCTTTCAATAATTGCAGGTCtctacataaacattttaaggaTGTCAAATATGATCACAGTCTAATGTCATCACATAATTATGTTTGGTCTTGCTGAAACATGGTTGTGCTTTTCTGATAATGATGCTGAGTATGATATAGATGGCTTTCACCTGATACGAAATGATCAGTCATCACAGTCACCAACTCAAAGACCTTCACATGGAATAGCTGTATATGTCAGAAATGAACTGAATATATCTTCATATTGCTCGtttaattcagaaaattttgaattcaCAATTGTGAAGATTGTAAAGCGTAATCAGGAAGTGTAGATTGTTGTGTTATATAAATCTCCAAATATGCCTGACAGTAACTTTCGCACATTCTTGAGAGATGAACTGTTACAAAGAGTAAGTCTGTCAACCCCTATTGTTATTTGAGGTGATTTTAATATTGATGTAACAGTAAAATCTAGATCTGTTCTACAGTACTTATCAGAAAGGCTGGCGTGAGAACAACTAGTAAATGAACCAACAACTGATTATCTGACAACTTTAGATCTGATTTTTTCAAACCTCGATGCTACAGTTGGAACAGTGGAAACCTATTGGTCTGACCATAagataatttatttgtataagaAATAGTTAACAGTGTAAATTAGTATTGATTTGAGTTGCTTCCTTAGTGTGTTTCTTGAACATATCACCCGTTTGATTGTCTTACAGAGCCAGcttcataaaaatatgaagtTGGTACTGTATGGTGCTTTTGCTGAGTGTGGTTGGGCACCATAAAAATATAACAAGGGACTGTAGCCAACATTTGAAGTGGCTTATTAGCTCACCATCTTTTCGAATGGAGGGTTTGTCAAATTGCATTTCCTATTTGGTCCATCAATCTGTCTGTTAACAATTCCTGTTATTGCCTCTAGTCAGAAACTACTTGGCAGATTTCAATGTAACATTTCCACAATGATCCTAAATACGCTTGAGTCGGTTCTAAGTGAGAatgaggtcattatgtcaaaggtcaaggtcacagtcatctTCACATCGATAATTCAAATATTCTTTATTTCACTTGTCACTAACTACagattttttcataatatattttttttctttaggtTTCTTTCTTCAACACACACAGTTGCACTTTTAGCCCATATTTGATGTTATGTGTCTGTGGTTTTATTGTAGGTTTATTGATCTTTTTATGTCAAAGGTATATGGGCTTGGGGTCAAGTTCATAGGAGCCAAATATTGGAATTGGTATCCTCTCTGTAACTGAAGTCTCTTTTCATAGAGTACATGAGACTGTAGAGATTCAGTGATCTTTTTGAAGATAATGTGCATTACCTTTGGGGTCATAAGGTAAATGTCATAGGGATTAGAACAAAATTCCTGACCTGACCTGACCTCCAGATGTGTGCATGTAGATAGAAATATTACATGAAAACCTTTTCAAAAAAATCATTCGATAGTGGGCACCAAATCCCTCTTTGATCTCCTATATACACATATTCATCATtgacttttcttttattttttctcagTTTAAGCAGTCAGTGGAAAATTGCCATTttacaaatcaattttttttaacagATGTGCAAagtttttattggtcaattcactTTTTATAGTTTAAGTTATTTATTgcatgaacaagcttgatgtatcattatgttttacatttatcaaCTTGGTCAATTGCGGTATGCAACAAATATTTAGTTGTTACACTTTCTATGTTTCAAAGGTCTTAACAATTGCTATAATCAAATAGACCAGTCATTTTTGAATAATTGTACGCAACATGCAGTGTGTATTGtaaaggtattttcattttattgtatgaGAAACAATTGCTATTTGTGTCTTACAAAAACTTTTTACAGTTACTGTTGTCTCTCAGTCAATGGTTAAGGTCACCAATACATGTAAATAAGACAAATATTACATTGCTTATAGAATGAAAAACAATCGACCTAGTGTCTCCAAACTTATACGTAAgtaaatgatttgaatttaataggATTGTTAAAAGAATTATACTATGTAATTAATGTATATGTATGTGCTTGGCAATGTTGTTACTATCTACACAAATCACATTGCAGctttttcatgttaaagttttgcttgtggTTATATCTGTTTCTGT
The Mercenaria mercenaria strain notata unplaced genomic scaffold, MADL_Memer_1 contig_1730, whole genome shotgun sequence DNA segment above includes these coding regions:
- the LOC128551815 gene encoding uncharacterized protein LOC128551815, coding for MKKIIDSLNTDKVLIPCHDSVVFPKLSNEKQKEAIQRLPTDPNKTANLHCQLLVVVGMIYDLTVNVDTEDGLANGASCNVKHLEYKQVETNRPSVIWVQFDEANVGNETRIKYKNRGFCHTEINHNWTLIFDIERSLTYNKKTFERIQFPLQPSAGRSVHRAQGTTLESAVITCLNGKHGKFHTYIMLHSVELNR